AGAAGTTCGGGGTCGTCCACCTGGTCCGTCTTGTTCATGAACACCACCAGAGCGGGAACGTTGACCTGGCGGGCCAGCAACACGTGCTCGCGGGTCTGGGGCATGGGGCCGTCAGCCGCACTTACCACCAGGATCGCACCGTCCATTTGAGCCGCGCCCGTGATCATGTTCTTGATGTAGTCTGCGTGGCCGGGGCAATCAATATGGGCGTAATGACGCTTATCCGTCTGGTACTCCACGTGGGCGATGTTGATCGTGATCCCACGCTCACGCTCCTCCGGGGCCTTGTCGATCATATCGTAAGCCGTAAAATCCGCCAGCTTCTGCGTCGCGAGGCATTTCGTAATCGCCGCCGTCAACGTAGTTTTGCCGTGGTCGATATGCCCGATCGTGCCGATATTTAAATGCGGCTTGTTACGATCAAATTTTTCCTTCGCCATAACTTAATTTCCCTCCTGATAAATTTTTAGGGTTCGTCGTAGCTCGCCCTCTCAAGTTTTTTTATTTTTACTTTTTTAAGACTTTTTCCGCCACATCGGCGGGCGTCGGCTCGTAGTGGTCGAACTGCATCGTGTAGGTCGCCCGGCCCGACGTCTTGCTTCTGAGGTCGGTGGCATAGCCGAACATGCTGGCTAGTGGCACGAAAGCCCTGACGATACGGGCGTTCGATCGCATATCCATCCCCTCGATACGACCTCTTCGAGAAGAAAGGTCGCCAATGACGTCTCCCACATAGTCTTCAGGCGTTACGACCTCTACGGACATGATAGGCTCCATCAAAATCGGAGACGCTCTTCTCATCGCTTCCTTGAAACCTATGGAAGCCGCGATTTTAAACGCCATTTCCGAACTATCCACATCGTGATAACTGCCGTCTACCAGCGATACCCGAATGCCGATAACCGGATACCCTCCCAGGATCCCGCTCTGGATGGCCTCATCGAGGCCCTTTTGGGCTGCCACGATGTACTCTTTGGGGACGACTCCGCCCACGATCTTATCCTCGAACTCGTAGCCCTTACCCTCCGGCAGCGGTTCGATGTTGAAAACCACGTGCCCGTACTGGCCGCGGCCGCCCGACTGGCGAATGTACTTACCCTCCGCCGAGGATGCCTTCTGAATCGCCTCGCGGTAGGCAACCTGAGGCCGACCAACTTTCACATCCACCCCGAACTCTCTCTTGAGCCGGTCCACGATAATCTCCAAGTGCAGCTCGCCCATGCCCGAAATGATCGTCTGACCACTTTCCTCATCCGTGCGGACACGGAAAGTCGGGTCCTCGTCGGCCAGGGCAACCAGACCTTTTGATAGCTTCATTTTGTCTCCCTGAGTGGCGGGCTCCACGGAAAGAGAGATGACGGACTCCGGAAACTCCACGCTTTCGAGAACAATGGAGTTGCTTTCGAGGCAAAGGGTATCCCCCGTCTTGGTGTTTTTCAAGCTCGGCACCGCCACGATCATCCCCGCCTCCATGACTTCGATATCCTCGCGCTTGTTGGAGTGCATTCGCATGATGCGGCCGACGCGTTCTCTCTGACTGGAACTGGCGTTGTAGACCGTACTGCCTTTTTCCAAAGTGCCGGAGTAGACGCGCAAGAAGATCAGCTTACCCAGGAAGGAATCCACTGCCACCTTGAAGGCCAGGGCCGTGAAAGGTTCCTTGGGATCGCCGTGACGTTCTACAACCGCCTCCGGGTCGTCGGGGCGAACCCCCTTGATGGCGGGCAGATCCACCGGAGAGGGCAGGAAATCCACCACTGCGTCGAGAAGCAGCTCTACTCCCTTGTTTTTGAAGGCGGAGCCGCAGAGGACCGGCACCAACTTGAGCGCGATCGTCGCCTCCCGAAGAACCCTGCGGATCAAGTCGCCTCCGATTTCCTTGCCTTCGAGGTAGAGAGTCATGATATCATCGCTGAAATCCGAAACGCCTTCTACAAGGATGTCCCGCGCCGCTTTGGCCGCGTCACCCATTTTTGCGGGAATCGGCGCTATGATGGGCGACTGTCCCAACTCGCCGCTAAACATCACGGCCTTTTGATCGATCAGGTCCACTACTCCCGCAAAATCTTCCTCCGCGCCGATCGGAATTTGAATGGGTACAGCGTTGGCTCCCAGCCTTTCCTTCATCGCCCCCACGACCGCCTCGAAATCCGCGCCAATGCGGTCCATTTTGTTGATGAACGCGATACGCGGAACGTGGTACTTGTCCGCTTGACGCCAAACGGTCTCTGACTGGGGTTCTACTCCTCCTACGGCGCAGAAGACGGAAACAGCCCCGTCCAATACGCGGAGAGAACGTTCTACCTCCACTGTAAAGTCCACGTGGCCGGGCGTATCAATTAAATTAATCGTATGATCCTTCCAAACGCACGTCGTAGCGGCGGAGGTGATCGTGATACCCCGCTCTTTCTCCTGTTCCATCCAGTCCATCGTGGCTGCGCCCTCGTGGACCTCGCCGACTTTGTAATTACGCCCCGTATAATAGAGAATACGCTCGCTGGTCGTCGTCTTACCGGCGTCGATATGAGCCGCTATGCCTATGTTTCTCAGTTTCGTGATTTCCAAAAAAAAAGCACCCACCCAATCAGAATACGTATTTCAAACTTTTCCGACAAAAACCCGTTCGGCGCTCCAGGTATGAGGTATACTGAGGTATACTTACGGGTTTACCAGCGATAATGCGCGAACGCTCGGTTGGCCTCCGCCATCTTGTGTGTGTCCTCGCGTTTTTTAATGGAGCTGCCCTCGTTCTTGTAGGCATCCATTAATTCGCGCATCAGACGTTCTGACATAGGCATCCCCTTTTTGGAGCGGGCGTAAGACAAAATCCAACGGATGGAAAGAAGCTGTCCCCTCTCCGGCGTGACTTCCACCGGCACTTGATATGTAGCTCCCCCTACGCGGCGCGGACGAACCTCAATCTGGGGCGCGACGTTGCCCATAGCTTTTTCAAACACTTCAAAGGGTTCCGCGCTTAGTTTTTCCGCGGCTTTATCCAAGGCATCGTAGAGGATTTTCTCGGCAATGCTCTTTTTGCCGCCTTTCATCAGGCTCGCGATAAACTTCGCCACCGCGGGATTTCCAAACCGCGTATCCGGTATGACATCTCGCTTTCTCACATGACCTTTACGAGGCATGATAACTTCCTCCTTAAATCGGCTTTTCTAAATCAGCTTTTTTTGGGTTTACGCGCGCCGTACTTCGAGCGGCTGCGTTTCCTGTTCTCCACTCCGCCGCAGTCGAATGTGCCACGAACGATGTGGTAACGCACGCCGGGAAGGTCCTTCACGCGTCCCCCGCGGACAAGAACCACGGAGTGCTCTTGCAAGTTATGCCCAATCCCCGGAATATAAGACGTGACCTCGATTCCGTTGGTCAGGCGCACACGGGCTACTTTTCTTAAAGCCGAGTTGGGCTTTTTGGGCGTTACGGTGTAGACCCTCGTGCACACCCCTCTTCTCGCAGGGTTTCCCTGCAATGCCGGAGAGTCGCTTTTAGCTCGCTTCTCCGCGCGTCCTTGACGAACAAGCTGATTGATTGTCGGCACAAAATCTCCTCCTTAAATAAAATAAATAAAATAAATAAAAAATAAAATAAATTTTCTATAGAATCAGCGGTTTCGTATTGCCTAATTTTTCCCCAAATTTTCCCATTTTTAACAACCCTGCCACGGCGGCCGGCCTATCGATGGCGCAAGCGCGGCCCAGCTTCAGCTTGAAATCGACGTTTTCCGTCTCTATACCCAATCTCTTGGCATCTTCCGCCAATCCCGCCAAAACTTTGGTGTCACCGTCTAGGGCAATAAAAATCTTTCTCAAACATCCCTTGCTCATCGCCCGGCGGACTTCTCGCTCACCCACAACTCTTTCCGAAACGGCAAGTTCACTTAAAGGCATAACAATACCCCCTGTGTACAAGACACAAAAGAAATATTATCAAAGTATATCCTTATTTGTCAAGTTGAAATAGAGCTCGTTTTTAGCACTTTCGCTAGTTGGGGGTAAAAAGTCAGGGAAACGGGTTCTCCTTCCCTCCATATTTTCTTCATGTCGGGGTTGTCGATTTGCACCAACACGTCGCCCCGGTCGCTGGCTACCCAGGACTCCACACTATGTCCCAGGTAGACATTGGCCCTAATGACACCATCCTCTATCCCCTCACCGGGCGCGCCCAGAGAAAGCGACTCCGGGCGGCACATCACTAGGGCCTCATCTCCGTTTTTCAGCCCTTTTGACCACCTGGGCACGTCGAAACGCCGAATTCCGACCACCACATCGCAGAGAAGTTGGGAGGTAGACCGCACCGTGCAGGGAAAGAAGGCCACCTTGCCCACAAATCCCGCCACGAAGGTGTCCACAGGGTCTCGGTAAATTTCGCTGGGTGTCCCCACCTGAACGATCCTTCCCTTGTTCATGACGATGACGCGGTCCGACAGGCTCATGGCCTCGACCCGGTCGTGGGTGACGTAGATAGCGGTGATCGACAGCGACCTTTGCAACCCGCGAATCTCCACGCGCATTTGTTCTCTCAGCAATACGTCGAGGTTCGACAGAGGCTCGTCCAACAGCAGCACCGAGGGCTCTATGATCAGGGCGCGGGCTAAAGCGACTCGTTGCTGCTGGCCTCCAGAAAGCCGCGATGGGAGGCGTTTATCCAGACCCGCGAGGTCGACCATCTCCAGAAAGCGCGTGACCTTTTTTTTGATGAGCATCCGGGGAACTTTACGCAATTCCAGCCCGTAGGCCACGTTATCGAAGACATTCATGTGGGGAAAGAGCCCGTAACTCTGGAATACCATTGCCGTGTCGCGCTTGTTCGGTGGAACGCGAGTGACGTCCGCTTTTCCGATGTAGACGCGTCCCGACGTAGGGAACTCGAAACCCGACAGCATTCTCAGCACGGTGGTTTTGCCGCAGCCCGAAGGTCCCAGCAGCGTCACCAGCTCTCCCGGCGCAATCTCGAAGGACGCGCCGTCAACAGCTAGCGTTTGTTGTCCCGACTGCGGATCTTTGAATATTTTCGTGACGTTTTCTAAGCGCACAGATTGGGACCCCATTGACACCTACCTCTTTATTCGTATTTATTCGTAATGATCTTTACGTTTCTCAGCGAGCTTGACGCCCTTGGCCGAGGCCAGTATGTGGAGGCGATTAACGCCGTTGACGAAGGCTTTCACAGCGGACTCGATGACGTCCGTGCTAACGCCCCGCCCTGGAGCAGAGACCTCCCCGGACCGCAATACCACTGACGTTTCCCCCAAGGAATCCGAGCGGTCGCTGGTCGCCTTGATGTTGAAACTGAGCAGTTCGGCCTCCAAGTCGATAGCTCGCCGGATCGCGCGATAAGCGGCGTCGATGGGGCCATTGCCGGTCGCGGCGTCGCTGATGTCGCCCTTTCCGTTGCTCAATGTGATGACGGCCAGGGCCGGGCCGTCGCCGGTTTTCGTGGAACAATGTTTGAGATTATACAGATTTTCGACAGAGGTCAACAAAATCTCATCGGTGATCAGGGCGGCGAGGTCGTCATCGGAGACACTTTTTTTACTATCGCAGAGTTTTTTGAAAAGCACAAACGCTTTTTCGAGCTGTTCGGGCTTCAGAGCGTAGCCGAGTTGCTCGATATGATGGTAAAAGGCATGGCGGCCGGAGTGTTTGCCCAACACCAATTCGGTTCCCGATACGCCCACGTCCTCAGGCTTCATGATCTCGTATGTGAGGGGGTTTGCCATGACGCCATGCTGATGGATACCCGCCTGGTGGGCAAAGGCATTAGCGCCGACGATGGCTTTATTGGGGGGAACATGTATTCCCGAAAGGCGAGAGACCAGAGCGCTGGTCGCGTGAAGTTTCGTGGTGTTCAACCCCACGGTAGGGCCATATTGGTCGGAACGCGTTTTCAACACCATGACGATTTCCTCAAGGGAGGCGTTTCCGGCCCGTTCTCCCAGCCCATTGATCGTGCACTCGATCTGGCGAGCTCCCGCGCGGACCGCCGCCAGGGAATTGGCCACGGCAAGCCCAAGGTCATTGTGGCAGTGGACGGAATAGATCACGTTTTCTGAAGCGCCAACGCCTTCGATGACTGCTCGGCAGAATTGATAGAACTCCTCAGGTGTCGCGTAGCCGACGGTGTCGGGAATGTTGAGGGTGGTGGCTCCGGCGGCTAAGGCCGTCTTGAATGCCTTGATCAAGAAAGGCATCTCCGACCGACTGGCGTCTTCGGCGGAAAATTCCACGTCCTCGACCAGTTCTCGGGCCAGGGAAACGCTGAACTGGATCTCTTTCAAAACCTCTTCGGGTGTCATTCGGAGTTTATGCTTCATATGGATGGGGCTTGTGGCGAGGAAGATGTGGATGCGGTGTCGTGGAGCGCCTTTCACGGCGTTGTGGCACGCGCGGATGTCTTCTTCTTTCGTGCGGGCAAGTCCGGCAATGATAGGTCCCGGAACCTCCCGCGCGATGGACTCCACGCAGGCGAAGTCTCCCGGTGAGGCCGCGGGGAAGCCCGCCTCGATAACGTCGACCCCCAATCTAGCCAATTGGCGGGCGATTTGCAGTTTTTCGGCCACGTTCAGATTTCCCCCTGCCGCTTGCTCCCCATCGCGCAGTGTGGTGTCAAAAATACGAATTTTCTCCTGTGTTCCAACCATTTGTGTGCCAATCATTACGATCAGAGCCCCTTTTTTAAATAAAATTTAAATAAAATTTAAATAAAATTAAGAGGAACCCGAATATCTCGGATTCCTCGTTTTTCGTTGTGTCTTCCGCTTTGCGACTTTGTTGAACGTCAAAAAAGCGCCGATCCAAAGAAAAGGGAATCCGCGTGTGCACAAAGTCCGAGGAGGAGAAGATCAAAATTTGACATATTGACGCTTCTATTGCTATTCCATTGCTTTGCCACGCTCATCTCTTCCGATCCTTTCATGTCCGATCCTTTCATGGTTTTCGTCGCTTCATTATTACGTTAAACGAGAAACTTGTAATATTCTAAGAGGAAGTGGGAAACCTGTCAAGGTATAACGCGGATTTAAAACAGGACAAACGCGTCAGGGTTTTTAAGAGATCTTGCAAATATAGTTTTTGCTTATTTTAGCTAAAC
This is a stretch of genomic DNA from Synergistaceae bacterium. It encodes these proteins:
- a CDS encoding GTP-binding protein; this encodes MAKEKFDRNKPHLNIGTIGHIDHGKTTLTAAITKCLATQKLADFTAYDMIDKAPEERERGITINIAHVEYQTDKRHYAHIDCPGHADYIKNMITGAAQMDGAILVVSAADGPMPQTREHVLLARQVNVPALVVFMNKTDQVDDPELL
- the rpsL gene encoding 30S ribosomal protein S12, with amino-acid sequence MPTINQLVRQGRAEKRAKSDSPALQGNPARRGVCTRVYTVTPKKPNSALRKVARVRLTNGIEVTSYIPGIGHNLQEHSVVLVRGGRVKDLPGVRYHIVRGTFDCGGVENRKRSRSKYGARKPKKS
- the fusA gene encoding elongation factor G, yielding MEITKLRNIGIAAHIDAGKTTTSERILYYTGRNYKVGEVHEGAATMDWMEQEKERGITITSAATTCVWKDHTINLIDTPGHVDFTVEVERSLRVLDGAVSVFCAVGGVEPQSETVWRQADKYHVPRIAFINKMDRIGADFEAVVGAMKERLGANAVPIQIPIGAEEDFAGVVDLIDQKAVMFSGELGQSPIIAPIPAKMGDAAKAARDILVEGVSDFSDDIMTLYLEGKEIGGDLIRRVLREATIALKLVPVLCGSAFKNKGVELLLDAVVDFLPSPVDLPAIKGVRPDDPEAVVERHGDPKEPFTALAFKVAVDSFLGKLIFLRVYSGTLEKGSTVYNASSSQRERVGRIMRMHSNKREDIEVMEAGMIVAVPSLKNTKTGDTLCLESNSIVLESVEFPESVISLSVEPATQGDKMKLSKGLVALADEDPTFRVRTDEESGQTIISGMGELHLEIIVDRLKREFGVDVKVGRPQVAYREAIQKASSAEGKYIRQSGGRGQYGHVVFNIEPLPEGKGYEFEDKIVGGVVPKEYIVAAQKGLDEAIQSGILGGYPVIGIRVSLVDGSYHDVDSSEMAFKIAASIGFKEAMRRASPILMEPIMSVEVVTPEDYVGDVIGDLSSRRGRIEGMDMRSNARIVRAFVPLASMFGYATDLRSKTSGRATYTMQFDHYEPTPADVAEKVLKK
- the rpsG gene encoding 30S ribosomal protein S7, which gives rise to MPRKGHVRKRDVIPDTRFGNPAVAKFIASLMKGGKKSIAEKILYDALDKAAEKLSAEPFEVFEKAMGNVAPQIEVRPRRVGGATYQVPVEVTPERGQLLSIRWILSYARSKKGMPMSERLMRELMDAYKNEGSSIKKREDTHKMAEANRAFAHYRW
- a CDS encoding 50S ribosomal protein L7ae; this translates as MPLSELAVSERVVGEREVRRAMSKGCLRKIFIALDGDTKVLAGLAEDAKRLGIETENVDFKLKLGRACAIDRPAAVAGLLKMGKFGEKLGNTKPLIL
- a CDS encoding 2-isopropylmalate synthase yields the protein MIGTQMVGTQEKIRIFDTTLRDGEQAAGGNLNVAEKLQIARQLARLGVDVIEAGFPAASPGDFACVESIAREVPGPIIAGLARTKEEDIRACHNAVKGAPRHRIHIFLATSPIHMKHKLRMTPEEVLKEIQFSVSLARELVEDVEFSAEDASRSEMPFLIKAFKTALAAGATTLNIPDTVGYATPEEFYQFCRAVIEGVGASENVIYSVHCHNDLGLAVANSLAAVRAGARQIECTINGLGERAGNASLEEIVMVLKTRSDQYGPTVGLNTTKLHATSALVSRLSGIHVPPNKAIVGANAFAHQAGIHQHGVMANPLTYEIMKPEDVGVSGTELVLGKHSGRHAFYHHIEQLGYALKPEQLEKAFVLFKKLCDSKKSVSDDDLAALITDEILLTSVENLYNLKHCSTKTGDGPALAVITLSNGKGDISDAATGNGPIDAAYRAIRRAIDLEAELLSFNIKATSDRSDSLGETSVVLRSGEVSAPGRGVSTDVIESAVKAFVNGVNRLHILASAKGVKLAEKRKDHYE
- a CDS encoding ABC transporter ATP-binding protein; the protein is MGSQSVRLENVTKIFKDPQSGQQTLAVDGASFEIAPGELVTLLGPSGCGKTTVLRMLSGFEFPTSGRVYIGKADVTRVPPNKRDTAMVFQSYGLFPHMNVFDNVAYGLELRKVPRMLIKKKVTRFLEMVDLAGLDKRLPSRLSGGQQQRVALARALIIEPSVLLLDEPLSNLDVLLREQMRVEIRGLQRSLSITAIYVTHDRVEAMSLSDRVIVMNKGRIVQVGTPSEIYRDPVDTFVAGFVGKVAFFPCTVRSTSQLLCDVVVGIRRFDVPRWSKGLKNGDEALVMCRPESLSLGAPGEGIEDGVIRANVYLGHSVESWVASDRGDVLVQIDNPDMKKIWREGEPVSLTFYPQLAKVLKTSSIST